A region from the Blautia faecicola genome encodes:
- a CDS encoding AAA family ATPase yields the protein MSDSFRINTLLYATALKKQLTCCPGITIGMTSGTTKSKHRTASNNADAKISMIALAFDQFVSETSTPYAFVELDAGAVYMERSGFKGILSSDMVLSTNRRPEPADIVALLFVHTLASRKNEEFNHICSELFELYNAFSVVSDDQMIALLCDSYYYGTLKKENHPYIHSNIVDESTLLACVRSSNPREIPELKGTNTVKPGFAFRKAKKKKNVEENDLRIFINDCKAGKFLVDFSWEDSQTEYVQSLQQLDGYIPNYEFQSILKKIKYRTDKVLKRLPDLDLAKGEDRITAIGNDYINLTLSGKPGTGKTKLAYMLAAATGLPIYTVSNSHNTDEDEYEGKTKMIDGRAVSVETDTLKCVEKGGNFK from the coding sequence ATGTCTGATTCATTTAGAATTAACACTTTACTTTATGCCACAGCACTAAAAAAACAGTTGACTTGTTGTCCTGGGATTACTATAGGAATGACAAGTGGTACTACAAAAAGCAAACACAGAACTGCTAGTAACAATGCCGATGCGAAAATTTCTATGATTGCACTGGCATTTGATCAATTTGTATCTGAAACCAGTACGCCCTATGCATTTGTAGAGTTGGATGCAGGAGCAGTATATATGGAGCGGTCCGGCTTCAAAGGAATCTTGAGTTCTGATATGGTCCTTTCAACTAATAGGCGTCCAGAACCAGCTGACATTGTAGCGTTGCTGTTCGTTCACACACTTGCTAGTCGAAAAAATGAAGAATTCAACCATATATGTTCTGAACTATTCGAACTCTACAACGCTTTTTCTGTTGTTTCGGACGATCAAATGATTGCACTGTTGTGCGATTCATATTATTACGGAACATTAAAAAAAGAGAATCATCCATATATCCACTCAAATATTGTGGATGAGTCCACGTTATTAGCGTGTGTTCGTTCATCAAATCCTAGAGAAATTCCGGAATTAAAAGGAACCAACACAGTAAAACCAGGCTTTGCTTTCAGAAAGGCAAAGAAAAAGAAAAACGTTGAAGAAAACGATCTTCGTATTTTCATAAATGATTGCAAAGCCGGAAAATTCCTGGTTGATTTCTCCTGGGAAGATTCACAAACCGAATATGTACAGTCCTTGCAGCAACTGGATGGCTATATTCCAAATTACGAATTTCAATCCATACTTAAAAAGATCAAGTACCGAACCGACAAAGTATTAAAACGTCTTCCGGATCTTGATCTGGCAAAAGGAGAAGACCGAATTACTGCTATAGGTAACGACTACATTAATCTTACCTTAAGTGGCAAACCTGGAACCGGAAAGACCAAACTCGCTTATATGCTTGCTGCAGCAACTGGACTTCCTATTTACACGGTTTCGAATTCTCATAACACAGATGAGGACGAATACGAAGGAAAAACAAAGATGATTGATGGAAGAGCAGTGTCTGTAGAAACTGATACACTGAAATGCGTGGAAAAAGGAGGAAACTTTAAGTAA